A window of Bacteroidota bacterium contains these coding sequences:
- a CDS encoding T9SS type A sorting domain-containing protein produces the protein MSDDTKKRLFEKLLSNPTLQNANGDVAQYFLDAQNSDIGTANAVKNKTSEVGELIYSNEILINPLANAQIALLLQLRTNDSIINSTTDSLLQLILVVQNKNLSKALDSLKTQIETIIIGQQIVENQKYDEAKILNNNMMAQEIFDYNASMLNDIYLSHIAKNHFQLSTTQIIEVASIANMCPLIGGPAVYLARPIAELYNESIVYNDQAVCLSQGVNMKLANNNNTEAQSENSQVKVYPVPSNEVVNFDFGNIQFSMLLIFDSFGKQIQEIKLNAKQQYILNTNLYANGIYRYKLINDNDEYLGKIVILK, from the coding sequence GTGAGTGATGATACTAAGAAAAGACTTTTTGAAAAATTACTTAGTAATCCTACTTTACAAAATGCAAATGGCGATGTAGCACAATACTTTTTAGATGCACAAAATAGTGACATAGGAACTGCAAACGCTGTAAAAAATAAAACAAGTGAAGTAGGTGAATTAATTTACAGCAATGAGATTTTAATTAATCCGCTTGCTAATGCACAAATTGCATTGTTGTTGCAGCTGAGAACAAATGATAGTATAATTAATTCTACAACTGATAGCTTACTTCAATTAATTTTGGTGGTGCAAAATAAGAATCTAAGTAAAGCCCTTGACAGTTTAAAAACGCAAATTGAAACAATAATTATTGGGCAGCAAATTGTAGAAAACCAAAAGTATGATGAAGCAAAAATTTTAAATAATAATATGATGGCCCAAGAAATTTTCGACTACAATGCAAGTATGTTAAATGATATTTATTTATCTCACATTGCAAAAAACCATTTTCAATTAAGCACAACACAAATTATTGAAGTCGCGAGCATTGCAAACATGTGTCCACTAATTGGTGGCCCTGCAGTGTATTTGGCGCGCCCTATTGCAGAGTTGTATAATGAGAGTATTGTTTACAACGACCAAGCGGTTTGCTTGAGCCAAGGTGTAAATATGAAATTAGCGAATAACAATAACACAGAAGCACAAAGCGAAAACAGCCAAGTTAAAGTATATCCAGTACCAAGTAATGAAGTTGTAAATTTTGATTTTGGAAATATCCAATTTAGCATGCTCTTGATATTTGATAGTTTTGGTAAGCAAATACAAGAGATAAAATTAAATGCAAAGCAGCAATACATTTTAAATACAAACTTGTATGCAAACGGAATATATCGTTATAAATTGATAAACGATAATGATGAATACTTGGGTAAAATTGTGATTTTAAAATAA